A genomic stretch from Numida meleagris isolate 19003 breed g44 Domestic line chromosome 2, NumMel1.0, whole genome shotgun sequence includes:
- the KIF5B gene encoding kinesin-1 heavy chain isoform X2, translated as MADPAECNIKVMCRFRPLNESEVTRGDKYVAKFQGEDTVVIASKPYIFDRVFQSNTSQEQVYNDCAKKIVKDVLEGYNGTIFAYGQTSSGKTHTMEGKLHDPDGMGIIPRIVQDIFNYIYSMDENLEFHIKVSYFEIYLDKIRDLLDVSKTNLSVHEDKNRVPYVKGCTERFVCSPEEVMDTIDEGKSNRHVAVTNMNEHSSRSHSIFLINVKQENTQTEQKLSGKLYLVDLAGSEKVSKTGAEGAVLDEAKNINKSLSALGNVISALAESSTYVPYRDSKMTRILQDSLGGNCRTTIVICCSPSSYNESETKSTLLFGQRAKTIKNTVCVNVELTAEQWKKKYEKEKEKNKTLRNTIQWLENELNRWRNGETVPVDEQFDKEKANLEAFAVDKDITVINDKPATTIGVTGNFTDAERRKCEEEIAKLYKQLDDKDEEINQQSQLVEKLKTQMLDQEELLASTRRDQDNLQAELNRLQAENDASKEEVKEVLQALEELAVNYDQKSQEVEDKAKEYELLSDELNQKSVTLASIDAELQKLKEMTNHQKKRATEMMASLLKDLAEIGIAVGNNDVKPEGTGMIDEEFTVARLYISKMKSEVKTMVKRCKQLEGTQAESNKKMEENEKELAACQLRISQHEAKIKSLTEYLQNVEQKKRQLEESVDSLNEELVQLRAQEKVHEMEKEHLNKVQTANEVKQAVEQQIQSHRETHQKQISSLRDEVDAKEKLITELQDQNQKMMLEQERLRVEHEKLKATDQEKSRKLHELTVMQDRREQARQDLKGLEETVAKELQTLHNLRKLFVQDLATRVKKSAEIDSDDTGGSAAQKQKISFLENNLEQLTKVHKQLVRDNADLRCELPKLEKRLRATAERVKALESALKEAKENASRDRKRYQQEVDRIKEAVRSKNMARRGHSAQIAKPIRPGQHPAASPTHPSAIRGGGAFTQNSQPVALRGGGGRQDKVC; from the exons ATGGCGGACCCGGCGGAATGTAACATCAAAGTGATGTGTCGCTTCAGGCCCCTCAACGAGTCCGAGGTGACCCGCGGCGACAAGTACGTCGCCAAGTTCCAGGGCGAGGACACCGTCGTCATCGCG TCCAAGCCATATATATTTGACCGTGTATTCCAGTCCAACACATCCCAGGAACAAGTATACAATGATTGTGCTAAAAAGATTGTCAAAG ATGTACTTGAGGGATACAATGGTACAATATTTGCTTACGGGCAAACATCATCTGGAAAGACACACACTATGGAA GGGAAGCTTCACGATCCAGATGGAATGGGGATTATTCCAAGAATAGtacaagatatttttaattatatttactCTATGGATGAGAATCTTGAGTTTCATATTAAG GTgtcatattttgaaatatacttGGATAAAATAAGGGACCTTTTGGATG tttcaAAGACCAATCTTTCTGTTCATGAAGACAAAAATAGAGTTCCCTATGTAAAG GGTTGCACAGAACGTTTTGTATGTAGTCCAGAAGAAGTTATGGATACTATAGATGAAGGAAAATCAAACCGACATGTAGCAGTTACAA atATGAATGAACACAGCTCTCGAAGTcatagtatttttcttattaatgtAAAGCAAGAGAATActcaaacagaacagaaactaAGTGGAAAACTTTATCTTGTGGACTTGGCAGGTAGTGAAAAG GTTAGTAAAACTGGAGCAGAAGGTGCTGTGCTGGATGAGGCTAAGAACATCAACAAGTCTTTGTCTGCTCTTGGAAATGTCATCTCAGCTCTGGCTGAAAGCAGT ACTTATGTTCCATATCGTGATAGCAAAATGACCAGAATCCTTCAAGATTCACTAGGGGGTAACTGTAGAACCACTATTGTTATTTGCTGTTCTCCATCTTCATACAATGAATCTGAAACTAAATCTACTCTTCTGTTTGGCCAAAG aGCAAAGACCATTAAGAACACAGTCTGTGTCAATGTTGAGCTCACTGCAgaacaatggaagaaaaagtatgagaaagaaaaagagaaaaacaagacacTGCGTAACACCATACAGTGGCTAGAAAATGAACTCAACAGGTGGCGGAATG GGGAGACTGTACCCGTTGATGAGCAGTTTGACAAAGAGAAGGCCAACTTAGAAGCTTTTGCAGTGGACAAGGATATTACTGTTATTAATGATAAACCAGCTACCACAATTGGAGTAACTGGCAATTTCACTGAtgctgagagaagaaaatgtgaggaAGAAATTGCCAAATTATATAAACAGCTGGATGACAAG GATGAAGAAATTAATCAGCAGAGCCAGCTggtagaaaaactgaaaacacaaatgctGGATCAAGAAGAG CTTCTAGCATCAACCAGACGGGACCAAGACAATCTGCAAGCTGAACTGAATCGCCTTCAGGCTGAAAATGATGCCTCTAAAGAGGAAGTGAAAGAGGTGCTACAAGCTCTTGAAGAATTAGCCGTCAATTATGATCAGAAGTCTCAGGAAGTAGAAGATAAGGCGAAGGAATATGAACTGCTCAGTGATGAACTCAATCAAAAATCG gTTACTTTAGCTAGTATAGATGCAGAGCTTCAAAAACTTAAAGAAATGACAAACCATCAGAAGAAACGAGCAACAGAGATGATGGCCTCCTTACTAAAAGATCTTGCAGAAATAGGAATCGCAGTAGGAAATAATGATGTCAAG cctgagggaactggcatgATAGATGAAGAATTCACAGTTGCAAGGCTGTACattagcaaaatgaaatcagaagtAAAAACAATGGTAAAACGATGCAAACAGTTGGAAGGCACGCAGGCTGAAAGCaataagaaaatggaagaaaatgagaaggaacTGGCTGCCTGTCAGCTCCGTATCTCCCAG CACGAAGCCAAGATCAAGTCGTTGACTGAATATCTTCAGAATgtggaacagaaaaagagacaacTGGAAGAGTCTGTGGATTCCCTTAATGAAGAACTGGTTCAACTGCGAGCGCAAG AAAAAGTCCATGAGATGGAGAAGGAGCACTTAAATAAGGTTCAAACTGCAAATGAAGTCAAG CAAGCTGTGGAACAGCAGATACAGAGCCATCGTGAGACGCATCAGAAACAAATCAGTAGCCTGCGAGATGAAGTTGATGCAAAGGAGAAGCTTATCACTGAACTCCAAGA CCAAAATCAGAAGATGATGCTTGAACAGGAACGTCTTAGAGTTGAGCATGAGAAGTTGAAAGCAACTGATCAGGAGAAAAGTAGAAAACTGCATGAACTTAC GGTTATGCAGGACAGACGGGAACAAGCGAGGCAAGATTTAAAGGGTTTGGAAGAGACTGTG GCTAAAGAACTTCAGACTCTCCACAATCTTCGGAAGCTATTTGTTCAAGATCTGGCTACTAGAGTTAAAAAG AGTGCTGAGATTGACTCGGATGATACAGGAGGCAGTGctgcacaaaagcagaagatttCTTTCCTTGAGAATAATCTTGAACAGCTTACAAAGGTTCACAAGCAG CTGGTACGTGATAACGCAGATCTTCGCTGTGAACTTCCTAAACTGGAGAAGCGACTTAGGGCTACAGCTGAAAGAGTTAAAGCTTTGGAGTCTGCACTGAAGGAAGCCAAAGAGAACGCATCTCGTGATCGCAAGCGGTATCAGCAGGAAGTAGATCGTATAAAGGAAGCTGTAAGATCCAAAAATATGGCCAGACGAGGACATTCTGCACAAATTG CCAAGCCCATCCGTCCTGGCCAACATCCAGCAGCTTCTCCAACTCATCCAAGTGCAATTCGTGGGGGAGGTGCATTCACTCAGAACAGCCAGCCAGTTGCACTGCGTGGAGGTGGAGGACGGCAGGACAAAGT tTGCTGA
- the KIF5B gene encoding kinesin-1 heavy chain isoform X1 → MADPAECNIKVMCRFRPLNESEVTRGDKYVAKFQGEDTVVIASKPYIFDRVFQSNTSQEQVYNDCAKKIVKDVLEGYNGTIFAYGQTSSGKTHTMEGKLHDPDGMGIIPRIVQDIFNYIYSMDENLEFHIKVSYFEIYLDKIRDLLDVSKTNLSVHEDKNRVPYVKGCTERFVCSPEEVMDTIDEGKSNRHVAVTNMNEHSSRSHSIFLINVKQENTQTEQKLSGKLYLVDLAGSEKVSKTGAEGAVLDEAKNINKSLSALGNVISALAESSTYVPYRDSKMTRILQDSLGGNCRTTIVICCSPSSYNESETKSTLLFGQRAKTIKNTVCVNVELTAEQWKKKYEKEKEKNKTLRNTIQWLENELNRWRNGETVPVDEQFDKEKANLEAFAVDKDITVINDKPATTIGVTGNFTDAERRKCEEEIAKLYKQLDDKDEEINQQSQLVEKLKTQMLDQEELLASTRRDQDNLQAELNRLQAENDASKEEVKEVLQALEELAVNYDQKSQEVEDKAKEYELLSDELNQKSVTLASIDAELQKLKEMTNHQKKRATEMMASLLKDLAEIGIAVGNNDVKQPEGTGMIDEEFTVARLYISKMKSEVKTMVKRCKQLEGTQAESNKKMEENEKELAACQLRISQHEAKIKSLTEYLQNVEQKKRQLEESVDSLNEELVQLRAQEKVHEMEKEHLNKVQTANEVKQAVEQQIQSHRETHQKQISSLRDEVDAKEKLITELQDQNQKMMLEQERLRVEHEKLKATDQEKSRKLHELTVMQDRREQARQDLKGLEETVAKELQTLHNLRKLFVQDLATRVKKSAEIDSDDTGGSAAQKQKISFLENNLEQLTKVHKQLVRDNADLRCELPKLEKRLRATAERVKALESALKEAKENASRDRKRYQQEVDRIKEAVRSKNMARRGHSAQIAKPIRPGQHPAASPTHPSAIRGGGAFTQNSQPVALRGGGGRQDKVC, encoded by the exons ATGGCGGACCCGGCGGAATGTAACATCAAAGTGATGTGTCGCTTCAGGCCCCTCAACGAGTCCGAGGTGACCCGCGGCGACAAGTACGTCGCCAAGTTCCAGGGCGAGGACACCGTCGTCATCGCG TCCAAGCCATATATATTTGACCGTGTATTCCAGTCCAACACATCCCAGGAACAAGTATACAATGATTGTGCTAAAAAGATTGTCAAAG ATGTACTTGAGGGATACAATGGTACAATATTTGCTTACGGGCAAACATCATCTGGAAAGACACACACTATGGAA GGGAAGCTTCACGATCCAGATGGAATGGGGATTATTCCAAGAATAGtacaagatatttttaattatatttactCTATGGATGAGAATCTTGAGTTTCATATTAAG GTgtcatattttgaaatatacttGGATAAAATAAGGGACCTTTTGGATG tttcaAAGACCAATCTTTCTGTTCATGAAGACAAAAATAGAGTTCCCTATGTAAAG GGTTGCACAGAACGTTTTGTATGTAGTCCAGAAGAAGTTATGGATACTATAGATGAAGGAAAATCAAACCGACATGTAGCAGTTACAA atATGAATGAACACAGCTCTCGAAGTcatagtatttttcttattaatgtAAAGCAAGAGAATActcaaacagaacagaaactaAGTGGAAAACTTTATCTTGTGGACTTGGCAGGTAGTGAAAAG GTTAGTAAAACTGGAGCAGAAGGTGCTGTGCTGGATGAGGCTAAGAACATCAACAAGTCTTTGTCTGCTCTTGGAAATGTCATCTCAGCTCTGGCTGAAAGCAGT ACTTATGTTCCATATCGTGATAGCAAAATGACCAGAATCCTTCAAGATTCACTAGGGGGTAACTGTAGAACCACTATTGTTATTTGCTGTTCTCCATCTTCATACAATGAATCTGAAACTAAATCTACTCTTCTGTTTGGCCAAAG aGCAAAGACCATTAAGAACACAGTCTGTGTCAATGTTGAGCTCACTGCAgaacaatggaagaaaaagtatgagaaagaaaaagagaaaaacaagacacTGCGTAACACCATACAGTGGCTAGAAAATGAACTCAACAGGTGGCGGAATG GGGAGACTGTACCCGTTGATGAGCAGTTTGACAAAGAGAAGGCCAACTTAGAAGCTTTTGCAGTGGACAAGGATATTACTGTTATTAATGATAAACCAGCTACCACAATTGGAGTAACTGGCAATTTCACTGAtgctgagagaagaaaatgtgaggaAGAAATTGCCAAATTATATAAACAGCTGGATGACAAG GATGAAGAAATTAATCAGCAGAGCCAGCTggtagaaaaactgaaaacacaaatgctGGATCAAGAAGAG CTTCTAGCATCAACCAGACGGGACCAAGACAATCTGCAAGCTGAACTGAATCGCCTTCAGGCTGAAAATGATGCCTCTAAAGAGGAAGTGAAAGAGGTGCTACAAGCTCTTGAAGAATTAGCCGTCAATTATGATCAGAAGTCTCAGGAAGTAGAAGATAAGGCGAAGGAATATGAACTGCTCAGTGATGAACTCAATCAAAAATCG gTTACTTTAGCTAGTATAGATGCAGAGCTTCAAAAACTTAAAGAAATGACAAACCATCAGAAGAAACGAGCAACAGAGATGATGGCCTCCTTACTAAAAGATCTTGCAGAAATAGGAATCGCAGTAGGAAATAATGATGTCAAG CAgcctgagggaactggcatgATAGATGAAGAATTCACAGTTGCAAGGCTGTACattagcaaaatgaaatcagaagtAAAAACAATGGTAAAACGATGCAAACAGTTGGAAGGCACGCAGGCTGAAAGCaataagaaaatggaagaaaatgagaaggaacTGGCTGCCTGTCAGCTCCGTATCTCCCAG CACGAAGCCAAGATCAAGTCGTTGACTGAATATCTTCAGAATgtggaacagaaaaagagacaacTGGAAGAGTCTGTGGATTCCCTTAATGAAGAACTGGTTCAACTGCGAGCGCAAG AAAAAGTCCATGAGATGGAGAAGGAGCACTTAAATAAGGTTCAAACTGCAAATGAAGTCAAG CAAGCTGTGGAACAGCAGATACAGAGCCATCGTGAGACGCATCAGAAACAAATCAGTAGCCTGCGAGATGAAGTTGATGCAAAGGAGAAGCTTATCACTGAACTCCAAGA CCAAAATCAGAAGATGATGCTTGAACAGGAACGTCTTAGAGTTGAGCATGAGAAGTTGAAAGCAACTGATCAGGAGAAAAGTAGAAAACTGCATGAACTTAC GGTTATGCAGGACAGACGGGAACAAGCGAGGCAAGATTTAAAGGGTTTGGAAGAGACTGTG GCTAAAGAACTTCAGACTCTCCACAATCTTCGGAAGCTATTTGTTCAAGATCTGGCTACTAGAGTTAAAAAG AGTGCTGAGATTGACTCGGATGATACAGGAGGCAGTGctgcacaaaagcagaagatttCTTTCCTTGAGAATAATCTTGAACAGCTTACAAAGGTTCACAAGCAG CTGGTACGTGATAACGCAGATCTTCGCTGTGAACTTCCTAAACTGGAGAAGCGACTTAGGGCTACAGCTGAAAGAGTTAAAGCTTTGGAGTCTGCACTGAAGGAAGCCAAAGAGAACGCATCTCGTGATCGCAAGCGGTATCAGCAGGAAGTAGATCGTATAAAGGAAGCTGTAAGATCCAAAAATATGGCCAGACGAGGACATTCTGCACAAATTG CCAAGCCCATCCGTCCTGGCCAACATCCAGCAGCTTCTCCAACTCATCCAAGTGCAATTCGTGGGGGAGGTGCATTCACTCAGAACAGCCAGCCAGTTGCACTGCGTGGAGGTGGAGGACGGCAGGACAAAGT tTGCTGA